From a region of the Flexistipes sp. genome:
- a CDS encoding FAD assembly factor SdhE, with amino-acid sequence MNDFLQSKEYKRCVFLCSRRAMLENELLLRKFALEYVPEHYTIDEVSELNLFLNDIFDNDLFDVIMGRKKASEFKDQYNERFLHDIEKFAYNEYYSK; translated from the coding sequence AAGCAAGGAATACAAAAGATGCGTTTTTCTCTGTTCCCGCAGGGCTATGCTTGAAAATGAACTACTTTTAAGGAAATTCGCTTTGGAATACGTTCCTGAGCATTACACCATCGATGAAGTAAGTGAGTTAAACTTATTTCTCAACGATATTTTCGATAATGACCTTTTTGATGTGATTATGGGCAGAAAAAAGGCTTCAGAGTTTAAAGACCAATACAACGAAAGGTTTCTCCATGATATTGAGAAATTCGCTTATAATGAATATTATTCTAAGTAA